A window of the Helianthus annuus cultivar XRQ/B chromosome 4, HanXRQr2.0-SUNRISE, whole genome shotgun sequence genome harbors these coding sequences:
- the LOC110899053 gene encoding probable indole-3-pyruvate monooxygenase YUCCA5, which produces MKFQRMFSFSAQTDFCGRRCVWVNGPVIVGAGPSGLAVSACLKEQCIPFVVIERADCIASLWQKRTYDRLKLHLPKKFCQLPNLPFPEDYPEYPTKKQFIAYLENYAQKFDIKPQFNECVQSAKYDEACKLWRVVTASTSGSETEYICQMLVVATGENAEGVVPEIDGLEEFSGEVIHAKDYKSGQKYTGKKVLVVGCGNSGMEVSLDLSNHNAKPSMVVRSSVHVLPREIMGKSTFDLAMMLMKWLPLWLVDKLLLMLTWFILGNIQKYGIKRPSLGPLELKNHHGKTPVLDIGALEKIRSGEIKVVPGIKRFSYNSVELVNGETLDIDSVVLATGYRSNVPFWLQETEFFAKNGFPKTPFPNGWKGKRGLYASGFTRRGLAGASADAVKISQDIGKVWNEEFNHKKKKLHILRRCISTF; this is translated from the coding sequence ATGAAATTTCAGAGAATGTTTAGTTTTTCAGCTCAAACCGACTTCTGCGGTCGCAGATGTGTGTGGGTCAACGGCCCGGTTATAGTAGGGGCGGGACCCTCAGGGCTAGCCGTGTCGGCTTGCCTTAAGGAACAATGCATTCCCTTTGTAGTCATCGAACGAGCTGACTGCATCGCTTCTCTATGGCAAAAACGCACCTATGACCGCCTAAAACTTCACCTCCCGAAAAAATTCTGCCAACTTCCCAACCTACCCTTTCCCGAGGACTACCCCGAATACCCAACAAAGAAACAATTCATCGCGTATCTTGAGAACTACGCTCAAAAGTTTGATATCAAGCCGCAGTTCAACGAGTGTGTGCAGTCTGCTAAGTACGACGAAGCCTGCAAGCTGTGGCGGGTGGTTACCGCCTCAACAAGCGGGTCTGAAACAGAGTATATCTGTCAAATGCTTGTGGTGGCAACAGGAGAAAATGCAGAAGGGGTAGTGCCAGAAATAGATGGACTAGAAGAATTCTCAGGTGAAGTCATCCATGCAAAAGACTACAAGTCCGGCCAGAAATACACAGGAAAGAAAGTATTGGTGGTCGGGTGTGGAAATTCGGGCATGGAGGTCTCACTAGACCTCTCCAACCACAATGCCAAGCCATCCATGGTGGTTCGAAGCTCGGTTCATGTCTTGCCCAGAGAAATCATGGGAAAGTCAACATTTGATCTAGCCATGATGCTGATGAAATGGCTACCTCTATGGCTAGTTGACAAACTATTGTTAATGTTAACATGGTTCATTCTTGGAAACATTCAAAAGTACGGAATTAAAAGACCATCTTTAGGCCCATTAGAACTCAAAAACCACCATGGAAAGACTCCAGTACTCGACATTGGCGCGCTTGAGAAAATCCGATCAGGCGAGATCAAAGTCGTCCCTGGGATCAAAAGATTTAGTTACAACTCGGTGGAGCTCGTCAACGGTGAGACACTCGACATTGATTCGGTTGTTTTAGCTACCGGGTATCGCAGCAATGTCCCTTTCTGGCTTCAGGAGACTGAATTCTTTGCTAAAAACGGGTTCCCAAAGACGCCGTTTCCAAATGGTTGGAAGGGAAAACGTGGGTTATATGCATCCGGATTCACCAGAAGAGGACTTGCTGGTGCGTCTGCTGACGCTGTTAAAATTTCTCAAGATATTGGCAAGGTTTGGAATGAAGAATTTAATCACAAGAAAAAGAAACTTCATATACTCAGAAGATGCATCTCAACTTTCTAA